From the genome of Blautia hydrogenotrophica DSM 10507:
CACAGAAGAAAACAGAGGAAAGGAAAAAACGCCGAAAGGATTGCCAGCCTGTTTTGGTGGTTCTTGGGCATACAGTTAAGAGCTGTGTGACTGTCATCGTAAGATGGTGCGCTATCTAAAGATCAGATAATGGATTAGATTCTTTAGAGGCGGGCAAAAGGTCGGCCTCTTTTTATGTTATAGGAAAGCTCTTGTCAAGCTGGTGAGTGAAAGCCGTTTCTTATAGCATAAACGTTCCGTTGCGGATGCGCACGTTTTGTTCCTGAACGAAGAGATTCTGAGAGTACATATTATCATTAAGGAGGAGAAAATTATGGCAATTTTTACTGGTGCAGGTGTAGCGATTGTAACCCCAATGCTTCCGACAGGTGAGGTGAATTACGATAAACTTGGTGAATTGATTGAATTTCAGATTGAGAATCACACAGATGCGATCATCATCTGCGGGACGACCGGAGAGTCCTCCACTCTGACGCATGGAGAGCATCTTTCGGCAATCAAATATACAGTTGATAAGGTAGCAAAGAGAGTACCGGTTATTGCGGGAACAGGTTCAAACTGTACGGAGACAGCGATCATGATGTCAAAGGAAGCTGAGTCCTATGGAGCGGATGCGCTTTTGCTGGTGACTCCATACTATAACAAAGCGACGCAGAATGGGTTGATTGCACATTTCACTGCGATAGCCAATGCCGTGTCTATTCCGATTATTCTGTATAATGTACCTAGCCGTACTGGTTGTAATATTATGCCAGAGACAGCGGTATCATTGGCTAGAAATGTGGAAAATATTGTGGCGATCAAGGAAGCTTCAGGAAATATTTCTCAGATCGCAAAACTGATGTCTTTGGCAGATGGCTGTATTGATTTGTACTCAGGAAATGACGATCAGGTGGTACCGCTTCTGTCTTTGGGAGGCAAAGGTGTGATCTCAGTTTTGTCCAACGTAGCTCCTCAGGAGACCCACGATATGGTTGCAAAATATCTGGAAGGCGATGTAAAGGGTAGCTGTGAGATTCAGCTTCGAGCCATAGAGCTGGTGGAAGCTTTATTCTGTGAGGTAAATCCGATTCCGGTGAAGGCAGCATTGAACCTGATGGGGAAGGATGCAGGACCGCTGCGTCTGCCTCTGACGGATATGGAGCCTGCCAATTTGAAGAGGCTGGAAAAAGCCATGATTGATTTCGGGATCAAACTGGCATAAGAGAGGATGGCTGAGATGACGAGAATTATTATGCATGGCTGCAACGGCCATATGGGGCAAGTAATCAGCGGATTGGTGGCTCAGGATGCGGATGCTGAGATTGTAGCCGGAATTGATATGATGGACAATAGAGAAAATGGTTATCCGGTATTTACTGATTTGGATTCTTGTCAGGTGGATGCGGATGCTATCATTGACTTCTCTAACGCAAAGGCAGTGGATGCTCTAATGGATTACAGCGCCAAGAGAGGAATTCCGTTAGTATTATGTACTACAGGGCTCAGTGAGGAGCAGAATGCGAAGGTAGACGAGATCAGCAAAAAAGTGGCGATTATGAAGTCTGCGAACATGTCTCTGGGAATTAATACTTTGTTTAAATTAATTCAGGAGGCGGCAAAGGTGTTGGCTACGGCGGGCTTTGACATGGAGATTGTGGAACGGCATCATCACCTTAAAGTGGATGCGCCTAGCGGGACTGCACTTGCATTGGCAGACAGTTTGAACGAGGCAATGGACCATAAATATCATTATGTCTATGATCGAAGCCAGGTGAGACAAAAGAGAGATGAAAAAGAGATTGGAATTAGTGCGGTTCGAGGTGGAAGCATCGTGGGAGAGCATGAGATTATTTTCGCAGGGCCGGACGAGGTGATCGAGTTTAAACACACTGCGTATTCCAAGGCTGTTTTCGGAAAAGGTGCGGTGGAAGCTGCGAAATATTTAGCTGGTAAGCCAGCCGGTAGATATGATATGAAAGATGTAATCAATGGCTGAAATATAAGTGCCGACATAAAATATATAATTTTTAGAGAGAAAGACCGCACGAAGGCAGGGGATTCTGTCAAGGGCGGTCTTGTTGTTTTGCGCGATAAGATGTCTACGGTATTGTGTCTGCGTATCCAGTGATTAAAAAAATTTCCATTCATTCCAGAGAATGGCATTTTGCTCGATGAAAATAAGACTGCATAATGAAAGATGGTTTGGAACATACTATCTTTATCGAAAGTACAACTTGAAAAAGGAGATTGAGAATATGAAAAAAATGAAAAATCTTTTACTTTGCAGTGGTATGGTTTTGGTACTTGCTCTGGCAGCCGGATGTGGAGATGCCTCTGAGAAAGACGATCAGAATGGAACAGTGACAGAAGATCAGGAGACGACGGATGAGACTACCGATGAGAATGACACCATGGATGAGAATACGACGGAGGGAACTACAGACAAAGATACAGACAAAGATGTAGATACTCCTTCTGAAGATCTGGGTGATGGTGTCAAAGATTTAGGTGACGGTGTCGGAGATGCTGTTGAGGATGTAGGAGATGCTGTAGGTGATGCTTTCGATGGTGAGGATGACGGAACGACTACGGATGACAACAAGACGACCAAAGAGACGAAAGACAACAACGTAGCTGAATAGTAAAAAGGTTGGCATGCTGCCGATCTGTGGAAGGGTGTTTTCAGCAGACGATAGCTTGCGGACTTTTGTCTATCATGTTATTATCAATGCATGAGAGGAAGTGAAATGATGAAATTTCGACCATGCATTGATATACATAACGGTAAAGTAAAGCAAATAGTGGGTAGCAGCCTACGAGATCAGAACGACTGGGCTGCGGAGAATTATGTGGCAGAACAGGACGCATTTTTTTTCGCCAAGTTATATAAAGAGCTGGGTTTGACGGGAGGACATATTATTATGTTGAATCCGGCCAGCTCTCCCTATTATGAAGAGACAAAAAGGCAGGCTGTAAAAGCTCTGAACACGTATCCAGGTGGAATGCAGATCGGCGGAGGTATCAATGCTGAAAACGCAGAGGAGTTTTTGCAGGCCGGAGCCAGCCATGTGATTGTGACATCGTATGTCTTTAAAGATGGAAAGATTTCCTATGAGAATCTAGAGAAGCTGCGAAAAGCGGTGGGAGCAGAGCGTTTGGTCTTGGATTTGAGCTGTAAAAAGAGAGGGGATCTCTATTATATTGTGACAGACAGATGGCAAAAGTTTACGGAGGTTCCTGTTACCTTGGAGACGCTGCGGGAGTTAGGTGGTTACTGTAGTGAGTACTTGGTGCATGCGGTGGATGCGGAAGGAAAGGCCAGGGGAATAGAAACGGAGTTGGTTAAGCTGTTGGCCGAATATGCAGAACGACCTGTGACCTATGCCGGTGGTGTGGGGAACTTCCAGGACTTGAAGGAATTGAAAGAGCATGGATGTGGAAGGGTGGATGTCACAGTGGGAAGTGCTCTGGATTTGTTTGGAGGACCCCTCTTATTCACAGAAATTTTATCTTTTTGTTCATAAAAAGGATGTTAATTGTACAAGTTTGTGTTATAATATAGGTAACCTGATTCGGCTGTAACCGGTCGAGAGATCTTCTGAAAATGGTATCAGTAATTGGGAGTAAAGGTTTCAGAAGAGAACACATTTTGTTGGAATAACAGGATTTCAGGTGAATAAACAGTAAAGGGGCTGGGCATATGAATTTTATTATCAGCGGAAAGAACCTGACAGTTACCGATGGGTTGAGAACAGCAGTGGAAGACAAGCTGGGTAAACTGGAGCGTTACTTTACCCCGGACACCGAGATTATTGTGACATTGAGTGTCGAGAAAAGCAGACAAAAAATTGAGGTTACTATTCCTGTCAAGGGAAACATCATTCGCTCTGAGCAGGTCAGCAATGATATGTATGTCTCCATCGATCTGGTGGAAGAGGTGATCGAGAGACAATTGCGAAAATACAAGACGAAAATTGTAGATAAGGAGAAAGCTGGAGATCATTTCCAGAAAGCATTTATAGAAAAAGAGTACGAGGAAGAAGACGAAGTGAAGATTCAGCGTACTAAGAAATTTGATATTAAGCCCATGTATCCGGAAGATGCCTGTGTGCAGATGGAGCTCTTGGGACATAATTTCTTCGTATTCTGTAATGCGGAGACTGACCAGGTGAATGTGGTCTATAAGAGAAAAGGAAATACGTATGGTCTGATTGAGCCAGAGTATTAAAGATCGGATAAGTAAGGAGAGCCGCACAGTCAGCGGGAGTGCACGGAAGTGTCAAGACGCGGGCTGTGCGGTATTTTTGTGCTATGAGAAGATAGGCGTTCTGTGATGAAGAGGTTGCTTGGGTGGCGTTTGTTGTTACAGATTGTTCAATATTTATTTATTGTTTTCATAAAGGGAAAGTGATAGAATATAGATAGTTTTGTAAATTCAGATAGTTTAGGAGTTCAATATATGAGTGTACTTTCGAAAGTTTTTGGAACAAGGAGCGAGAGAGAGGTCAAGAGAATCTCCGGACTCGTGGATAAAATTGAAGCTCTGCGGCCGGAAATGCAGAAACTAAGCGATGAAGAACTGAAAGGAAAGACTAGAGAGTTCAAAAATCGTTTGGCGGAAGGGGAGACTCTGGACGATATTTTACCTGAGGCATATGCTACCGTCCGAGAAGCTGCCAAGAGAGTTTTGAATATGGAACACTACCGGGTGCAGCTCATCGGTGGAATTATTCTTCATCAGGGACGAATCGCTGAGATGAAGACCGGTGAGGGAAAGACCTTGGTGTCCACTCTTCCAGCCTATTTAAATGCGTTGGAAGGAGAAGGCGTTCACATTGTCACTGTCAACGATTATCTGGCACACCGTGATGCGGAATGGATGGGAAAGGTTCATGAATTTCTCGGATTGAAAGTTGGCTGTGTGTTGAACAGCATGAAGAGTGACGAGAGAAGAGAAGCCTATGCCTGTGACATTACCTATGTGACGAACAACGAGCTGGGATTTGACTACCTGAGAGATAACATGGTCATCTATAAAGAGCAGCTTGTACAGCGTTCTTTGCACTATGCGATCATCGACGAGGTGGACTCTGTGTTGATTGATGAGGCGAGAACTCCTCTGATTATTTCAGGTCAGAGCGGAAAGTCCACGAAACTCTACGAGGTGTGTGACATACTGGCAAGACAGCTAGAGCGCGGGGAAGCCAGTGGCGAGATGACAAAGATGGCGGCTATCATGGGCGAGGAAATTGAGGAGACCGGAGATTATATCGTCAATGAAAAGGATAAGATTGTGAATCTGACAGAGGAAGGTGTGAAAAAAGTAGAGAAATTCTTTCACATTGAGAATCTGGCAGATCCTGAGAACTTGGAGATTCAGCATAATATTATTCTTGCCCTGCGCGCCCATAACCTGATGTTCAAAGATCAGGATTACGTGGTAAAGGACGACGAGATTCTAATCGTTGATGAATTCACAGGCCGTATTATGCCAGGACGCCGTTATTCCGACGGTCTGCACCAGGCGATTGAGGCGAAGGAGCATGTGAAGGTAAAGAGGGAAAGCCGTACACTGGCTACGATCACTTTCCAGAACTTCTTTAATAAGTATAAAAAGAGATCTGGTATGACAGGTACTGCCCTGACAGAAGAAAAGGAGTTCCGCGATATCTATGGAATGGACGTGGTAGAGATTCCGACGAATGTTCCAGTACAGCGTAAAGACTTAGATGATGCGGTCTATATGACCAAAAAAGAAAAATACCGTGCTGTTATCGAAGAAATTAAAAAAGCCCATGAGAAGCAGCAGCCGGTTCTGGTGGGAACCATCACGATTGAGACTTCTGAGCTCCTGAGCAAGATGCTGAAAAGAGAGGGAATTGCCCACAATGTGTTGAATGCGAAATTCCACGAGCTGGAGGCTGAGATTGTGGCTCAGGCTGGACAAGCAAATGCGGTGACGATCGCCACGAACATGGCAGGACGTGGTACCGATATTAAACTGGACGATGTGGCTAGGGAGGCCGGTGGTCTGAAGATCATCGGTACAGAGCGCCATGAGTCTAGACGTATTGACAATCAGCTTCGCGGACGTTCTGGACGTCAGGGTGACCCAGGAGAGTCTAGATTCTATATTTCTCTGGAAGATGATTTGATGCGTCTGTTCGGTTCTGAGCGTCTGATGAAGGTTTTTACATCCTTGGGAGTGGAAGAGAATGAGCAGATTGAGCACAAGATGTTGTCTGATGCCATTGAGAAGGCCCAGAAGAAGATTGAGGGCAACAATTTTGGTATCCGTAAAAACCTGCTAGACTACGATCAGGTGAACAACGAGCAGAGAGAGATCATCTACAAAGAGAGACGCCGTGTGCTGGATGGAGACAATATGCGCGATGCGATCTACCATATGATTACGGATATTGTGGACAATACGGTAGATATGTGCTTTTCAGAGGATGTGGATTCTGAAGAGTGGGATTTGGAAGAGCTGAACTCTGTGATTACACCGATTATTCCTCTGAAGCCTCTGACGCAAGAGCGAGTTAAAGGGATGAAAAAGAATGAGCTGAAGCATCAACTGAAAGAGGAAGCTGTGAAGCTCTACGAGCTGAAAGAAGCGGAGTTCCCGGAAGCTGAGCAGCTCAGAGAGCTAGAGCGAGTCATTCTGCTGAAAGTGATTGATAATAAATGGATGTCCCATATTGATGATATGGAACAGCTTCGTCAGGGAATTGGCCTACAGGCATATGGACAGAGAGACCCGGTTGTGGAGTACAAGATGAGCGCTTATGAGATGTTCAATTCCATGACGAATAGTATTCAGGAGGATACGGTTCGTCTGTTGTATCATGTTCATGTGGAACAGAAGATCGAGAGAGAACAGGTGGCTCAGGTGACAGGGACCAATAAGGATAACAGCGGCCCAAAGAAACCGGTGCAGCGTACCAGTGAGAAGGTCTATCCTAACGATCCGTGTCCGTGTGGAAGCGGTAAGAAGTATAAACAGTGCTGCGGCAGAAATAAATAATGAATAGGCCCCCAAAAACAGGTGTTTTGCTGTTTTTGGGGGCTCTTTTATGTAATAGAAAAGACATTGTCACGCTAATGTGTGAATGTATTTCCTATTACACAAACGCTCCGCTATGGATGCGCACGCCGCAATGAGGAATTTCACCGCTTTGCGGTGTTGCGGCGGCGAGCGAAGTGGGAGGGGCCCCTCAAAGATTGAGGGGAAGAAGGAGTTGAAGTGGGCTTACCCGCTTTGTTATAGACCTTGTTACGCTGAAGTGGGCGAGTTACTTTACTCAGGAGTGTACATTCATTGCATTGCGAAAAGCCTCCAGGGTAGATTTCTGTAGATCTGACAGATTTTGTGGAATCTGAATGTGCAGGCGTACATACTGGTCACCTCGGCCGCCCATTTTGTTGGGACGAATTAGTCCGCGGTTTATCAGGCGTAGTTTTTGGTTCTGCATTCCGGGAGGAAGGTCGTAGAGCAATGTTCCTTCGATTGTGGGAATAGGGATGGTTCCTCCCAGTACCAGTGTCGGAAAGTCAATATCCAGGTCTGTGTATAAATGAAAGCCCTGCCGGTGGTATCCTTCCTTCTCTTTCAGAAGAATGATGACCACATACAGGCGGGACGGGTCTTTTTCTCGGTGGATATTAATAAAATCGGTCTCGTTTTCAAGAACATCTTCCAGAAAGAAGAATTCACGCTCATAGGTACCGCCTGGCAGACGGACATGAAACGTCCAGGTTTTTTCCACATACCCTAAGCCGTTGCACTGAGGACAGCGCTGAGCAGGCACTTTTCCGGTGCCTTTGCAGCGGCTGCAGAAAGTCTTGGTGGAGGTGGTGTGGCCCCACTGGGTTTGATACTGGACTTTGCGTCCAGTACCATGGCAGTCGGGACATTCTGTGGACGGGATATTAGCCTGTTCACCCTGGCAGTGAGGACAGGGGATTCTCTCAGTATAGATAGCGGTTTTTCGCACAGGGTGAAGTGTTTCCTCCAAATCTAGCCAGACTGCGATGCGTATACTCTTCTCAGGCGGTCCTTCGTCCTCCTCCTGGCGTCCTTCTGAGCAGGCACCACAATGGCCGTCCTTAGCATGAGAAGCAGCGGAAGTGTGAGTGCTGTGGTAACTATTTTTGTAGGCAGAGTGACCCATATAGTTATACTGGCGTCTTTTTTCTTTATCTGACAGGACAGAATAGGCTTCTGAGATTTCTTGAAATTTTTTTGTGATTTCCTCCGATTGAGGAGAGGTGTCCGGATGATACTTTTTTGCGAGCTTGCGGTAGGCGGCTTTGATTTCTTTCTGGCTGGCATCTGGTGAGACGCCGAGTATCTCATAATAGGTTCTCATAAATGACCTCCTCTTGGAACAAAATAAAATGCAGTATTTTTGTCAAGATTTAATTCCATTGTAGCGGATATTAGTTTGTGTGACAAGAGGAAAATGAAATTTTATCTGTTATGTAATAGGAAAGACCTTGTCAAGATAATGCGTGAAAGCTCTTTCCTATTACATAAACGTTCCGCTAAGGATGCACATACCGCCATAAAGTAGTGCATCGCAAAGCAGTGTTGCGGAAGCGCGCAAAGTGGGACTGCGCTTCTCAAAATTGAGGAGAAGGAGGAGTTGAAGTGGGCTTGCGTACTTTGGTTACGCCGAGAGGACTGTGGCTGCTGGGTGTCACATGAAACTGTTTTTTATAAGCCCGTGAAAAAGTGGTGTAGTCACCGAAACCGCTCTGGGTACAGGCAGTGGTTATAGATATGCCTTGCTGAATCAAAGTGCGCGCCAGCAGCAGGCGTTTTTG
Proteins encoded in this window:
- the dapA gene encoding 4-hydroxy-tetrahydrodipicolinate synthase, with translation MAIFTGAGVAIVTPMLPTGEVNYDKLGELIEFQIENHTDAIIICGTTGESSTLTHGEHLSAIKYTVDKVAKRVPVIAGTGSNCTETAIMMSKEAESYGADALLLVTPYYNKATQNGLIAHFTAIANAVSIPIILYNVPSRTGCNIMPETAVSLARNVENIVAIKEASGNISQIAKLMSLADGCIDLYSGNDDQVVPLLSLGGKGVISVLSNVAPQETHDMVAKYLEGDVKGSCEIQLRAIELVEALFCEVNPIPVKAALNLMGKDAGPLRLPLTDMEPANLKRLEKAMIDFGIKLA
- the dapB gene encoding 4-hydroxy-tetrahydrodipicolinate reductase gives rise to the protein MTRIIMHGCNGHMGQVISGLVAQDADAEIVAGIDMMDNRENGYPVFTDLDSCQVDADAIIDFSNAKAVDALMDYSAKRGIPLVLCTTGLSEEQNAKVDEISKKVAIMKSANMSLGINTLFKLIQEAAKVLATAGFDMEIVERHHHLKVDAPSGTALALADSLNEAMDHKYHYVYDRSQVRQKRDEKEIGISAVRGGSIVGEHEIIFAGPDEVIEFKHTAYSKAVFGKGAVEAAKYLAGKPAGRYDMKDVING
- the hisA gene encoding phosphoribosylformimino-5-aminoimidazole carboxamide ribotide isomerase, whose translation is MKFRPCIDIHNGKVKQIVGSSLRDQNDWAAENYVAEQDAFFFAKLYKELGLTGGHIIMLNPASSPYYEETKRQAVKALNTYPGGMQIGGGINAENAEEFLQAGASHVIVTSYVFKDGKISYENLEKLRKAVGAERLVLDLSCKKRGDLYYIVTDRWQKFTEVPVTLETLRELGGYCSEYLVHAVDAEGKARGIETELVKLLAEYAERPVTYAGGVGNFQDLKELKEHGCGRVDVTVGSALDLFGGPLLFTEILSFCS
- the hpf gene encoding ribosome hibernation-promoting factor, HPF/YfiA family, producing MNFIISGKNLTVTDGLRTAVEDKLGKLERYFTPDTEIIVTLSVEKSRQKIEVTIPVKGNIIRSEQVSNDMYVSIDLVEEVIERQLRKYKTKIVDKEKAGDHFQKAFIEKEYEEEDEVKIQRTKKFDIKPMYPEDACVQMELLGHNFFVFCNAETDQVNVVYKRKGNTYGLIEPEY
- the secA gene encoding preprotein translocase subunit SecA; the encoded protein is MSVLSKVFGTRSEREVKRISGLVDKIEALRPEMQKLSDEELKGKTREFKNRLAEGETLDDILPEAYATVREAAKRVLNMEHYRVQLIGGIILHQGRIAEMKTGEGKTLVSTLPAYLNALEGEGVHIVTVNDYLAHRDAEWMGKVHEFLGLKVGCVLNSMKSDERREAYACDITYVTNNELGFDYLRDNMVIYKEQLVQRSLHYAIIDEVDSVLIDEARTPLIISGQSGKSTKLYEVCDILARQLERGEASGEMTKMAAIMGEEIEETGDYIVNEKDKIVNLTEEGVKKVEKFFHIENLADPENLEIQHNIILALRAHNLMFKDQDYVVKDDEILIVDEFTGRIMPGRRYSDGLHQAIEAKEHVKVKRESRTLATITFQNFFNKYKKRSGMTGTALTEEKEFRDIYGMDVVEIPTNVPVQRKDLDDAVYMTKKEKYRAVIEEIKKAHEKQQPVLVGTITIETSELLSKMLKREGIAHNVLNAKFHELEAEIVAQAGQANAVTIATNMAGRGTDIKLDDVAREAGGLKIIGTERHESRRIDNQLRGRSGRQGDPGESRFYISLEDDLMRLFGSERLMKVFTSLGVEENEQIEHKMLSDAIEKAQKKIEGNNFGIRKNLLDYDQVNNEQREIIYKERRRVLDGDNMRDAIYHMITDIVDNTVDMCFSEDVDSEEWDLEELNSVITPIIPLKPLTQERVKGMKKNELKHQLKEEAVKLYELKEAEFPEAEQLRELERVILLKVIDNKWMSHIDDMEQLRQGIGLQAYGQRDPVVEYKMSAYEMFNSMTNSIQEDTVRLLYHVHVEQKIEREQVAQVTGTNKDNSGPKKPVQRTSEKVYPNDPCPCGSGKKYKQCCGRNK
- a CDS encoding DnaJ domain-containing protein; the encoded protein is MRTYYEILGVSPDASQKEIKAAYRKLAKKYHPDTSPQSEEITKKFQEISEAYSVLSDKEKRRQYNYMGHSAYKNSYHSTHTSAASHAKDGHCGACSEGRQEEDEGPPEKSIRIAVWLDLEETLHPVRKTAIYTERIPCPHCQGEQANIPSTECPDCHGTGRKVQYQTQWGHTTSTKTFCSRCKGTGKVPAQRCPQCNGLGYVEKTWTFHVRLPGGTYEREFFFLEDVLENETDFINIHREKDPSRLYVVIILLKEKEGYHRQGFHLYTDLDIDFPTLVLGGTIPIPTIEGTLLYDLPPGMQNQKLRLINRGLIRPNKMGGRGDQYVRLHIQIPQNLSDLQKSTLEAFRNAMNVHS